The window ATGTTCGGCATCTGGTTTACTCGCATCTACAACTTGAATTGTGACTTTCACTGGGGTCGGATCATCAGACCCTTCGCCATCGCCATTCTTGATTTTGTCTATCTCAAGCTGCTTAAGCTGTGCATCCAGCAATTGAAGTTCATAGCCATGCATCTCATCTTTAATTTGCTTAATGATGTTTTGCTTTTTGACCTTATTGTTTTTCCAATCACCATACATTCTTTGAAGCTCTTTAAGGCGTACTGCCTTATTGGCTAAAGGAATGTCGTAAACATTAGTTTTAAAGTCATTTCTTGTCCGAGTGAAA is drawn from Acinetobacter sp. WCHAc010034 and contains these coding sequences:
- a CDS encoding DUF2280 domain-containing protein; protein product: MATLKEPIKIFIVQSLACYETPQQVVDAVREEFGIEIERQQVASYDPTKATCRNMSKKLKDLFTRTRNDFKTNVYDIPLANKAVRLKELQRMYGDWKNNKVKKQNIIKQIKDEMHGYELQLLDAQLKQLEIDKIKNGDGEGSDDPTPVKVTIQVVDASKPDAEHQSDPECASGELSTAEK